A DNA window from Schistocerca gregaria isolate iqSchGreg1 chromosome 2, iqSchGreg1.2, whole genome shotgun sequence contains the following coding sequences:
- the LOC126336945 gene encoding uncharacterized protein LOC126336945 has product MSFSGSVSDGSVVDDESLSTDKQRVQRETSKAKRGIIYLSTIPPYMNVTKVREIFGQFGELGRVYLQPADTGREVGNKKRKPAKHFTEGWVEFKRKKVAKFVAQTLNNTQIGGRKKSKFYDHIWCIKYLPRLQETN; this is encoded by the exons ATGTCTTTCTCAGGCAGTGTAAGTGATGGATCGGTTGTCGACGATGAAAGTTTAAGTACAGACAAACAGCGAGTGCAAAGGGAAACCAGCAAGGCGAAACGTGGAATAATATATTTATCTACAATTCCACCGTATATGAACGTCACCAAAGTGAGAGAGATTTTTGGGCAGTTTGGCGAGTTAGGAAGAGTTTATTTACAACCAGCAGATACAG GTAGGGAAGTCGGCAACAAAAAGAGAAAACCAGCGAAACATTTTACAGAAGGCTGGGTtgaattcaaaagaaaaaaagtggccaaATTCGTTGCACAGACCTTAAACAACACGCAGATAGGCGGAAGAAAGAAAAGCAAATTTTATGACCATATTTGGTGCATAAAATATCTGCCAAG